In Humulus lupulus chromosome 6, drHumLupu1.1, whole genome shotgun sequence, a single genomic region encodes these proteins:
- the LOC133782443 gene encoding reactive Intermediate Deaminase A, chloroplastic isoform X2 yields the protein MAWCAARTFNVQAAEMGGALRTRSPLAAAGLGCASLAASTLWRSSSTNRSMPFACLSISTDARIREAVKTDKAPAALGPYSQAIKANNFLYVSGVLGLIPQTGKFVSDNVEDQTEQVMKNMGEILKAGGVNYSSVVKTTIMLADLNDFKIVNEIYAKWIPYLII from the exons ATGGCGTGGTGTGCGGCTAGGACATTCAACGTTCAGGCGGCGGAAATGGGTGGCGCACTGCGCACTCGGTCTCCCTTGGCCGCAGCCGGATTGGGTTGCGCTTCTCTTGCCGCCTCCACCCTATGGCGATCTTCTTCCACCAACCGCTCTATGCCTTTCGCTTGCTTGAGCATTTCCACTGACGCCC GCATTAGAGAAGCTGTTAAAACAGACAAGGCTCCTGCTGCATTGGGACCCTATTCCCAGGCTATCAAAGCAAACAACTTTCTCTATGTTTCTGGTGTTTTGGGTCTTATTCCTCAG ACTGGGAAGTTTGTATCAGATAACGTTGAAGATCAAACCGAGCAG GTTATGAAAAATATGGGAGAAATTCTGAAAGCGGGTGGTGTAAACTATTCTTCTGTGGTCAAAACAACGATTAT GTTGGCCGACTTAAATGACTTCAAGATAGTTAATGAGATCTATGCCAAAT GGATTCCTTATCTTATTATATAA